A region from the Kryptolebias marmoratus isolate JLee-2015 linkage group LG9, ASM164957v2, whole genome shotgun sequence genome encodes:
- the immt gene encoding MICOS complex subunit MIC60 yields MFRICLRGARSTARRNCGRSPLTNLQLHRHYTTGQSSGASKVVAAGLLTVSGGIGGTVLYAKWDPKFRAAVEKNVPYSDWLFGLALGPPQEADLPFRKQVESSQPPSMMEKHMKTSKAKPERRLKEAAESPASVPAQSAQSIQEASAEATQIISAISEVPSVPAPCDTEAAAGTEDCQQCHEHPDPESAAAAQPMKERPVEEVAARLAQQDQKESDILASVSASLEDSLASSAQATLQAIGAQEAALQAISQHTHKLKEAMEAEAPFEEKSAQWKDLEVALADRTTAVKDARAALLKANEVLDGLKSVIDRSKGLKIIAARPLILAAEENLHKMVVDLDKVVSKVQSAESEAKVVSQYSELVNEAKQQFQREVSSLTPEIQANWKSLTGKLSADDLNALIAHAHRRIDQLNRELAEQRVREQIHIDTALEQQKLEDQKVLEKSVNTALLHVREEARLEQERKVTELREVMEAEMRTQLRRQAAAHTDHVRDVLKVQEQELKADAEQVLSSKMLEQETRYRQLTQEQLDNFTLDMNAAYARLKGIEEAIDSHVVAEEEARRAHQLWLSVEALSYALKTAGADSPSTPLEGATQAVRASCGENEFATALASALPEESLQRGVYSEASLRARFNSLRSLARRVALIDESHNSLYQYFLSYVQAALLFEDQQEAPPSHLNREDLDAFKLLSYASYCLEHGDLELAAKLVNQLQGEARRVVEDWLTEARLTLETRQVVGLLSAYANAVGLGTTQAP; encoded by the exons CAGGACAGAGCAG CGGTGCTTCCAAAGTGGTCGCTGCTGGCTTGCTGACAGTAAGTGGTGGCATTGGAGGCACGGTACTTTATGCCAAATGGGACCCCAAGTTCCGAGCTGCCGTGGAGAAGAATGTGCCGTATTCAGACTGGCTGTTCGGCCTGGCTCTGGGACCTCCTCAAGAAGCTGATCTTCCTTTCAGAAAACAG gtggagTCCAGCCAGCCTCCGTCTATGATGGAGAAACACATGAAAACGTCCAAAGCAAAGCCAGAGAGGAGACTgaaggaagcagcagagagtCCGGCTTCAGTACCAGCACAGTCTGCACAGAGCATTCAGG AAGCTTCGGCAGAGGCAACTCAGATCATCTCAGCTATCAGTGAGGTTCCATCGGTTCCTGCTCCATGTGACACGGAGGCAGCAGCAGGAACAG AGGACTGTCAGCAGTGCCATGAGCATCCTGACCCAGAATCAGCTGCGGCAGCACAACCAATGAAAGAGCGTCCGGTAGAAGAAGTAGCAGCTCGCCTGGCCCAACAAGACCAGAAAGAAAGTGACATTCTGGCGT ctgtatCAGCCAGTCTCGAGGACTCCCTGGCGAGCTCAGCTCAGGCTACGCTGCAGGCCATCGGAGCTCAGGAGGCGGCGCTGCAGGCCATCagccagcacacacacaaactgaaggAGGCCATGGAGGCAGAG GCTCCATTTGAAGAGAAGTCAGCCCAGTGGAAGGATCTAGAAGTTGCTCTCGCAGATAGAACCACCGCTGTGAAAGATGCCAGAGCTGCTCTTCTGAAAGCcaa TGAAGTTTTGGACGGTTTGAAGTCGGTGATTGACAGGTCTAAAGGTCTGAAGATTATCGCAGCACGTCCTCTGATTTTAGCAGCAGAGGAGAATCTCCATAAAATGGTGGTGGACTTGGATAAAGTGGTCTCTAAG GTGCAGTCAGCCGAATCCGAAGCAAAGGTCGTCTCCCAGTACAGCGAACTGGTTAACGAGGCCAAGCAGCAGTTCCAGAGAGAAGTGAGTAGCCTTACTCCAGAGATCCAGGCCAACTGGAAAAGCCTCA CTGGTAAACTGTCAGCGGATGACCTGAATGCCCTGATCGCCCACGCACACCGACGCATTGACCAGTTGAACCGAGAGCTGGCTGAGCAGCGGGTCAGGGAGCAGATCCATATCGACACAGCACTGGAGCAGCAGAAACTGGAGGACCAGAAGGTTCTGGAGAAATCTGTAAATACGGCTCTGCTGCACGTCAGAGAGGAGGCCAGGCTGGAGCAGGAGAGGAAG GTTACCGAGTTAAGGGAAGTGATGGAGGCTGAGATGAGAACTCAGCTTCGCCGTCAGGCAGCCGCTCACACAGACCACGTTCGAGATGTTCTTAAAGTCCAGGAGCAGGAGTTGAAAGCTGACGCTGAACAg gTCCTGAGCAGTAAGATGCTGGAACAGGAGACACGATACCGCCAGCTGACCCAGGAACAGCTGGATAACTTCACTCTGGATATGAATGCTGCCTATGCAAGGCTTAAAGGGATAGAGGAGGCTATAGACA GCCATGTGGTGGCAGAGGAGGAGGCCCGGAGAGCTCACCAGCTGTGGCTCTCTGTAGAAGCTCTCAGCTACGCCTTAAAGACCGCCGGCGCCGATTCACCCAGCACGCCTCTGGAGGGCGCCACGCAGGCTGTGAGAGCCAGCTGCGGTGAGAACGAATTCGCCACGGCTCTGGCCTCGGCTCTGCCCGAGGAGTCGCTGCAGCGCGGCGTGTACAGCGAGGCCTCGCTCCGAGCTCGCTTCAACTCCCTGCGCTCACTCGCCCGCAGGGTCGCCCTGATAGACGAGTCCCACAACTCCCTGTACCAGTACTTCCTGTCCTACGTTCAGGCTGCGCTGCTGTTTGAGGATCAGCAGGAGGCTCCGCCCAGCCACCTAAACAGGGAGGATTTAGACGCCTTTAAGTTGCTCTCGTACGCTAGTTACTGCCTGGAGCACGGAGACCTGGAGTTGGCAGCTAAACTGGTGAACCAGTTGCAGGGCGAGGCCCGGAGGGTGGTGGAGGACTGGCTCACTGAAGCCAGACTCACTCTGGAGACCAGGCAGGTGGTCGGTCTGCTGTCTGCTTACGCCAACGCTGTGGGCCTGGGAACCACTCAGGCTCCATGA